From Blastocatellia bacterium, the proteins below share one genomic window:
- a CDS encoding VWA-like domain-containing protein: MEREAVERIVRMARAYAAEQVPWLAPALYAARLVLTESCPGLAAVDEGMRVYFNPRMVAELVGEGDHWKEAMPELGFVWFHEIAHRLREHSERAREKKAQAKLWNVAGDLEINDAALSGLELPQRFPGPAPRQFGLPEGKLAEFYYDRLQEKSREEREKRKAPSDSTTGGEGELMSGGQGALSEEESESGSSEESELDLSSATGGAADEQASASEQHERESSAGRSKASADDQEATLEQPEGSHSLDEGSGAHGERRSWELPQDDASAPALSEVEQDVIRRSVAEAIVQHKDRGDVPAGWMRWAEQVLAPRVDWREVLKRRMRGAIVRGTGQRVDYSFDRPHRRASAYAPFLPPSLRGDFLPRVACVVDTSGSISERELAQALAEVRAVLESLRTPITVIPCDAVPYEAIEIFTRSDLLSRCRGLPGGGGTDMVAGIEAALSLQPTPDVVLVLTDGYTPYPVQPYRVPVLFGLFVRRSERDVPLPPIPPWRHEDIVFIEMEGGA, translated from the coding sequence ATGGAGAGAGAGGCGGTTGAGAGGATCGTGCGCATGGCGCGGGCTTATGCGGCCGAGCAGGTTCCCTGGTTGGCGCCGGCTCTTTATGCCGCGCGATTGGTGCTCACGGAATCTTGTCCTGGGTTAGCGGCCGTGGACGAGGGAATGCGCGTCTACTTCAATCCGCGCATGGTCGCCGAACTCGTAGGCGAAGGGGACCATTGGAAAGAAGCGATGCCGGAGTTGGGATTCGTGTGGTTTCATGAGATCGCACACCGGCTGCGCGAGCATAGCGAACGCGCGCGAGAGAAGAAGGCGCAGGCCAAGCTTTGGAACGTCGCAGGCGATCTGGAGATCAATGATGCTGCATTGTCCGGGTTGGAGCTCCCGCAGCGTTTTCCTGGTCCGGCGCCCCGTCAGTTCGGCTTGCCAGAAGGCAAGTTGGCCGAATTTTACTACGATCGGCTGCAAGAGAAATCGCGGGAGGAGCGGGAGAAACGGAAGGCGCCGTCTGATTCCACGACGGGAGGAGAGGGGGAACTGATGTCGGGGGGGCAGGGCGCTCTTTCGGAAGAAGAGAGTGAGTCGGGCTCGTCTGAAGAGAGCGAGCTGGACTTGTCGAGCGCAACCGGAGGGGCTGCTGATGAGCAGGCATCCGCATCGGAACAGCACGAGCGCGAGAGTTCCGCCGGGCGATCGAAGGCGTCTGCGGATGACCAGGAGGCCACGTTGGAACAGCCTGAGGGGTCGCACTCCTTGGACGAAGGCAGCGGCGCGCATGGGGAGAGGCGGTCGTGGGAGCTGCCGCAAGACGACGCAAGCGCGCCAGCGCTCTCGGAGGTGGAGCAAGATGTGATTCGGCGATCGGTTGCCGAAGCGATCGTGCAGCACAAAGATCGAGGGGACGTTCCGGCCGGATGGATGCGGTGGGCCGAACAGGTGCTTGCGCCCCGTGTGGATTGGCGCGAGGTGCTCAAGCGCCGCATGCGTGGCGCCATCGTCAGAGGGACTGGACAGCGTGTGGACTATAGCTTCGACCGGCCGCATCGGCGAGCGTCCGCTTACGCGCCGTTTCTGCCGCCATCGCTGCGGGGCGATTTCTTGCCGCGCGTCGCTTGCGTGGTAGATACATCGGGCTCAATTTCCGAACGCGAGTTGGCGCAAGCGTTGGCGGAAGTACGAGCGGTTCTGGAGAGCTTACGCACACCGATTACGGTCATCCCCTGCGACGCTGTTCCATACGAGGCTATCGAAATCTTCACTCGATCGGATCTTCTCTCGCGTTGTCGGGGACTGCCGGGCGGTGGGGGAACCGATATGGTCGCGGGGATCGAAGCCGCTTTGAGCTTACAACCGACGCCCGATGTGGTGCTTGTGCTGACGGATGGATATACGCCGTATCCAGTGCAGCCGTATCGCGTGCCTGTTCTTTTTGGCCTTTTCG
- a CDS encoding MoxR family ATPase, producing the protein MALPKGAEELLIALQTPSPKGHWGIPALLWGAPGEGKSSFVEGLAREGFPVVTLIASIHDPTDFSGMPVQENGRVRFVPPEWSFAFDEAQQGILFLDELTTAPPSVQAALLRVILERKVGFRDLPSGVRVVAAANPPDMISGGWELSPPLRNRFLHIRWEWEGREYLTALREGFARPALPVIDPTLHRDSVAYWKLLVEAFLRRNPNLVRTSASDESQAFASPRTWEFAIHLMASCDLLGKAPKPGREGAVVFTSLLEGCVGRGAAVAFVGFVKNLHLPDPDQVLEGRAAVEVQRLRDDELYVLFTTLGASLLRRASEQRADLLRATEIFLQLAFEVCRSGRVDTIFIPMKHIARGQILHRAVEEAQKMKRLNELQKLMHRVFDETPLRSFVEMLVED; encoded by the coding sequence TTACTCATCGCGTTGCAGACGCCGTCACCAAAGGGCCATTGGGGCATTCCGGCGCTTTTATGGGGAGCGCCCGGCGAAGGGAAATCGAGTTTTGTGGAGGGGCTGGCCCGGGAGGGATTTCCCGTAGTCACGCTTATTGCCTCAATTCACGATCCGACCGATTTTTCGGGGATGCCAGTGCAGGAGAATGGGCGAGTGCGGTTCGTGCCGCCGGAGTGGAGTTTCGCTTTCGACGAAGCGCAGCAAGGCATCTTGTTCTTGGATGAATTGACGACGGCGCCTCCGTCAGTGCAGGCGGCGCTTTTGCGGGTGATTTTGGAACGGAAGGTAGGATTTCGCGATCTTCCTTCTGGCGTGCGGGTCGTAGCGGCGGCCAATCCTCCCGATATGATCAGCGGTGGATGGGAGTTATCTCCGCCTTTACGCAATCGGTTCCTGCATATTCGGTGGGAGTGGGAAGGGCGCGAGTATCTGACGGCGTTGCGCGAAGGATTCGCTCGACCGGCTCTCCCAGTCATTGATCCCACTCTGCATCGAGATAGCGTCGCCTACTGGAAGTTGCTTGTGGAAGCCTTTTTGCGCCGCAATCCGAATCTTGTGCGCACATCAGCTTCGGACGAAAGTCAGGCGTTCGCGTCGCCGCGCACCTGGGAGTTCGCCATTCACCTGATGGCTTCGTGCGACCTTTTGGGCAAAGCGCCAAAACCGGGACGAGAAGGAGCCGTCGTCTTCACGAGTCTGCTGGAAGGCTGCGTGGGGCGGGGAGCAGCCGTGGCCTTCGTGGGCTTCGTGAAGAACCTCCATCTCCCCGATCCGGATCAGGTGTTGGAGGGACGAGCCGCGGTGGAAGTCCAACGATTGCGCGATGATGAGCTATACGTGCTCTTCACGACTTTAGGCGCGTCGCTTCTTCGACGCGCGAGCGAGCAACGGGCGGATTTGCTCAGGGCGACGGAGATCTTCCTCCAGTTGGCGTTCGAGGTGTGCCGAAGCGGTCGCGTGGATACGATCTTCATCCCGATGAAGCACATCGCTCGTGGGCAAATTCTGCATCGAGCGGTCGAGGAAGCGCAAAAGATGAAGAGATTGAATGAACTTCAGAAGCTCATGCATCGCGTCTTCGATGAGACGCCGCTTCGCTCGTTTGTGGAGATGCTGGTCGAGGATTAA